Within Tribolium castaneum strain GA2 chromosome 10, icTriCast1.1, whole genome shotgun sequence, the genomic segment TCCCTCGAAACTACCACGGCTTTCGGTGGTGGGCATGAACCCACATCTATCGCAAAGAATCAGCTTTCTTCAGTCGAATTTAGCAAACGCACCAATGCCTAGCGCGACAAGCCAGTAAGTTGaaatttgtttgtatttttttcgtattcTTTCGGACCGACACTGATCATGCGCTAAATTATCGAGATTGGTGGAACTGGTCCCCTGTTGAGAAAGATAGATGATTTGGGAAAATCGAGCTGCATAAAGCGATTACATTATTTCCCGGGTCGCGAGATGAGCAAAAATTTCCAACgtggattaaaattttattatctctCGTAGGTCAAACATCCTGCACACTTTAACGGATTCGCATACGCATTATTCTTCCGTTATTACCGAGTTAACTGCCTTTGTTAATTACATTGGACAAGTTGAACTGCTTCCGGAGGCGGACGAACTTTTATTCCCTCCAGATTTTTTCCTCGTGTTGCTAGTTGTGTTATCTCcgcaattttatttacttaaataaatttttctcgcATTACGTTGTCTTTCTCTAAGGATTAAGAAACACAAGGACCcgcgaaaaaattataaattataaaaaacgcaataaataaataaaaccaagGGTCagagaaaaaatatgaaaacatgaaaccaaaaaatatatgacgtataacgaaaaaaaaggacaataataaaagataataaataacaacaaaaataataagataCAGGTTGTCTAGATACAGCGTCTTGGGTGCTGAAACACGTGTCGGCTGCCAAATTTCCGGGAACTTTATGTTCGATAGATTACTACGAGACAATGAGTAATGACTGTGATTGTAGGTGTTATTCATGATGCGTGGCTTTTTATGAATGATTTATTATGTAATAGCGACAAATAGtgttataaataaagttttttggtGACTATTTGTTAATATCAACAGTGTCGATTATTAATCGCCTTCATTAACAAactagtttattaaataactattaataaactaatttgttAATGAGGGcgattaataaacaaaactgttttaaaagTTGAGTTTATTAATGGCCCATTAGCAAACGagtttattacaatattttttcgttgaccGTATACTCTATTTtgtgacaaaattaaaaattaattaccattCTAAAATTCGAgcaatttaatattaataatattattataaataaccaaaaataattctgGAATATTAAAATGTATGCTGTTActcgtcaatttttttatttgtatgagTATAACTGattgtttatattaaaatatttttaaaaagtaaaaaccccaaaaacagttacttaatgaaaaaaagtgtgttaATGATAatccttttttaaataagataattcattaatatcaaaattaataaacggtcaacgaaaaaaatttttttcagtcgAATTGCGCAAGACTTGAtaatatgaaaaatacaaaataataaataataaatttatgaaaGAAGTTATCCTGATTAGCGAATACTAGATCAAGTCAAGATGACAATACCAAGTGTTCTCTCATGACTTTTTTCTTTGAAACTTGAAGCTTCttaaatggagaaaaaagaaaagataatggaaaagacaaaaaagaaagtgcaatcgcggacacgtgtcggTTGTCAAACTCCCTAGGACTTGAATCAAATAAACTATAAGCTGTTGATAGTAGTGATAGTATTTTTCGATGATAAGATAAGGTGTGAATTGGtctaaattatgtaaaaatgttgTAATATCGAACGAACTGAATTTCGTGAGATTGTGTAAACGTGGGTTAGGGGAGAAAAAGCATTCACTAGGCTTGAGGTGAGCTGAACCACGTGGTGAATGCGTTTTTCTCGCGtgattaattaaacaatagtaaaaaatagCGAGAGTTGTCCCTTAAGTAGGCAATAACCTTCTAGGCGTAGACAATTGCTCTCCATAGAAGAAGCGTGGAATCTTCCGATATCGGCTGAAATGTCATCAaggcaacaacaacaaaacagTTCGCAACAATCGAAAACCGCCACTCAATCGTATCAAAAACCCTATAATCAAGCTTCGACCCCGCAAGGCCCGCCACCGCCTTACCCGTCCCCAGGCGGCGGCTCCGTGAAACAATTCAAAACCGAAGTCGTCGAACAAAAACCCGCCCCCCAACCTCAAACTCACCCCTTCACTCTCACTCAACAGCAACTCCAAATGTTGAATTACTTTCAACAAAACATAAACAATCTAACGCCTGCCCAAGAAGTGAGTGCCAAAACGACCACCACGCCGAAAACTGGCGATTTTTTTTCGCAGAATATGAGACTGCAACTCCAACATCAGCACCGGTTGATGCAACAACACCAACAACAGTTGAGACACCAAAGACAAGCCCAGCCCCCGCGACAGGGCTCCACGCCGCCTGCCTACAACGGAAACAACTTCCAGGGGGATCCCCCGACTTTGAATCCCCCCAAAAACCTTTCGCCCCCCTCCAATGGAGACAAACTAGTCCAACCAACACCAAATGTGATCCCGAGCTGCGCGAGGGACATAACCATGCCCGTTTCGGGGCAAAATTCAGCAGACATGGACGTGAGTGAGGAAGAATTGAAGGACTTCCTCTCGCAGAAGGATCTAGCAACGACGCTCGCCGAAAATCTGCTCAAGCACTTCGGATCCGACGACATCGACATCAAAGAGGAACAGGAGCAAAGTGGTGAGCCCCAAATTTATTGCTTACGGTATCagcgaaaaaatttttttttccaattttttatcgcTTAATATCGCTATCGTGTCAATATCAGGGTGAATAAAGTGCTGCAAACATTTTCTTcactttttattcattttattcatccttgttttaataataatatttagtatacaaaatgaatattttattattaggtaTTGTAACaaatcatatttttgttatggaTCAGAAAAATCctcgattttattttagcaaatgctacatttttgaataatgtaatcttgtttttttttaatgactactgacatttttgtttactgttttgaATAGCACACTCTATGACACTTCTTTATATTtctggtaataaaaaaaataataatacttcacaaaaaatgctttttttattataatgtaCTTATTCACggtaaataatctttaaaaaaaaaatatcgtgaAGAGAAACACTAACAACTTAGTACAAAAAATGagagtaaaatttaaaaaagtctaTAGATACAGtatacaaattacaaaagattaacgataattagtaattaataaaggAAACCACACCGTTCATCAGAATTCCCCACAACTCTCACAGATGGCACTTAGTGCTGCCTATGTCTCGTAATTAGTAATAGTTTtcgtcattattttttttacataattagcataaatacacttaatgtcaAAGCTAAATACAAAAAGgaacataaaattaaagcccataactgttttattttattctttttttacaCTAACAGAAAATCTAAAAGAGTATGTTACCAATGACGTTGTAAATGTAGAAATTAACCAAAGAAGTGCTTCCAAAAAATATACTAGGGgtcaaagttgtagagaatttctTTCAAGAAAGTTTGTGACGCCAAACCTTTATCTTCAATAGGTTAAAGGTTAAAGCTTTAAAGAAGGCAAAGAACACTACTAAGCAGCAATTTGAAGCTAAACTGTTGAAGACGTCCGgacttttttgaagaaaatgtaGCTTTCTACAGCTTTTTCTGGGACCTgcgtttcgaaaaatattttcgaataTTTTTAACTGATTATTCATTCTTATTGATTCGAAAAGTTGATTCGATGGTCTGGAAATCTTGCAATAATTGTTCGAATTGtggaggttttactgtagttAATTGGTATGtctgaattattaaaatagcTTGATTATCTCTCGGCTCTGATTTCAATAGCGTCATTTTCAATTCGAAGGTGTAGTCGACTAGTTCAGTGTTCgttgttttagaaaatattttatcctCCGGACCCTTTTCTCCATCAAATTTAGATTCATCGAAACCGGAAATGGACACGAAACGACGAATCAAATCGCCACCGCACGATAGCATCCTAACTATCAAATCGGAACCGCCTTGGGAAGTCGATTCGCTGCATTCTGTGGAAAAACGACCGGAAATCGAATACACGATCGACATGGACGCCAAAACAATCCTAAGACTGTGCAAGTAAGTCGTAATATTCATCGTGGTTTTTAGTTGACGAAAACTTCCTGATTTAGAGGTGAGGGCATCAAGGGCGAAATCAGCAACTCGTTAATATCAGATCGAGCGCCGCCCCCTTCACCCCCCGACCCCCCAGCAATAAAACTAAACCACCAACAGTTACTTCCGCCCACCCCTTCGGTCTACttagataataaaaaacacgCGTTTAGTCCACAGTTACAGGAGTTTTGCCTCAAACACCCCATAGCTGTAGTACGCGGATTAGCCTCGGCGTTAAAACTCGACTTAGGCTTATTTTCGACTAAAACACTAGTTGAGGCTAATCCCGATCACAGTGTTGAAGTTAGGACGCAAATACAGCAACCATCCGACGAAAACTGGGACCCACAGTCCGGGAAGAAGGTCTGGGCTTGTATCTCGCATAGGTCGCACACGACCATTGCCAGATATGCGCAGTACCAAGCCTCCAGCTTTAAGGAAAGTTTAAAGGTACGGGCAGGCGCATTTTGGAGCGAAAATAACGAACCAATTGCAGGAAGAGAGGGATAAGGCCACCAGTGGCTTGTCCGACTCGGATTCCAAGGACTCGGTCAATTTTCCCAAGAGGAGGCGGCTCTGCAACATCCCGCCCTTGGCCAACACCAAGGGCTGCAACCAGCCCAAGATGCTAAAGTAAGTTAAAGTAACATTCCGCGAATACACATTTTCATGCGCATATGCAAGGTGTTTTTAAGTATgtttcattatattttaataagtgctgaacaaaaatttacctttgcGCGTTTAACAGTATTGATAAACCgtttaaaacacaaaagtgCAGACAAGGTGAAATTCGTTGTTCAGATTTATTGCCCCCTGGTAGTAGTAGATGCTAGTTCAGTGTAACATACTATACACTTTGTTTTGGTGTTTTGATAGGTGTTAAGGACCCAAGGACCTGTGGATAGAGTGAGTCACGGAGGACACAGCCTGGACGTTTCATACTGCGGTCAGCAATCGTCGCAAGACAAATCGTTGTTCTTTATAGATTCCGaagtttttttggaatttaagCGACTTTTACTTATTGTTCGTTATTCTTGCAGGTTTGGGACGAACGTGGACTTGTCGGATGAGAAAAAATGGAAGGCGCAGCTTCAGGAGTTGATGAAACTGCCGGCGTTTGCTCGAGTTGTCTCGGCCGGAAACATGCTGTCGCACGTGGGCCACGTGATCCTCGGCATGAACACGGTCCAGCTGTACATGAAGGTAGAGTTCTGAATTGACGAAACGTTGATcattttataataatgataatatatTTAGTTAAATAATAACACACACTACAACTAAGTAAAAACTAATGTCATAAAATTCCTCCGAAATCGCctcatttttaattctttctggtattttattaaagaaattacTTTTCCATGCTATCTAATGTTCCAAAATTTGTTGCTCAGTTCGTGCCGAATATATTGATTGAATTCCAACGTCATTATGTTGTGTTCAAACAGTGTTCTACGTGACTTTTATTCGAttttctaacaatttttttatagtaagAATTCTTTCCCTGCAGAAGATGTACCTCAGAGTAATATGCCGTATGTTAAAGGAGAGATCAAGTTTCAAaatgctattttttatttcgccagtacatttaattaatttttgttaattgattttactaaaaaacttATTACGTTCCTAACTGAAATGTCCGAAAATTTACGATCGTGTCTGCTTGCAGAGTCGGCATCCACAACAGGGGCTGATTTATTGAGGCgtcatttttactttgtttgaCAATATATACTAGCCCGCTGGTACACTTGTATGTGGAATTattcgttaataataattaaaaaaattgaaaatggtGTTTTGAAAGTTGATTTCTCCTTTAAACGTTTCGTTTGATTTTGGTTGATTTCCATTCTTTTTCTATTTCGCCGTTAGGTACCTGGCAGTCGGACTCCGGGCCACCAGGAAAACAACAACTTTTGCTCGATTAACATAAACATCGGGCCAGGTGATTGCGAATGGTTTGCGGTCCCTGACGCATATTGGGGCGCAATTTGCGCCCTGTGCGAAAAGAACCAAATAAACTACCTTCATGGGTCGTGGTGGCCCGTCCTGGAGGACTTATACAATGCGAATATCCCCGTTTATCGGTTTTTGCAACGTCCTGGAGACCTGGTCTGGGTCAATGCTGGGTGCGTCCATTGGGTGCAAGCTGTGGGCTGGTGCAACAACATCGCCTGGAACGTGGGCCCTCTCACAGCGCGGCAATACCAACTCGCTATCGAGCGATACGAGTGGAATAAACTGCAGAGCTTCAAGTCAATTGTGCCAATGTTGCACTTGTCGTGGAACTTGTCGCGGAATATCAAAGTTTCCGACCCGAAGTTGTTCCAGTTGATTAAGTGAGTACAGTTTTGGTTTTTGGTGCGAAGTGTTTATTCGTTTGTTTTCAGGAATTGCTTAATGCGGACCTTGCGACAGTGTTCGATGATTTTGGAGTTTGTGAAACATAAAGGTGTCGAGGTCAAGTTCCACGGACGAGGGAAGAACGAAGCGTCGCATTACTGTGGCCAATGCGAGGTGAGGATTGGTTGCGCCGTTACAggaaattgtatttttgtttcagaTCGAGGTGTTTAATATCTTGTTCATAAGGGAGCAGGAGAAGCGGCACGTGGTCCATTGTATGGACTGCGCGCGCAAGCAGAGCCCGAACCTGGAGGGGTTCGTGTGTTTGGAGGAGTACAAAATGGAGGAGTTGACGGAAGTTTACGATAACTTCACTTTATATCCCACCGTTAGTGCTACTGCTGAGCAATATCGACTAATGTAGCAGGTTTAATTTGAAGTGCTATCTTTCAGCTACCACTGCCACTTGTAACGGATGTACAACTTAATGTTAATACTTGCTTATTAAATGTAAATTCGAGTGATAATGTAAAATGTAGATAAGTGTGTAcataatattttcaattttgtagATTGCCGATAAGTTAATGTTACATCTTAATACAGTGATCTCATAACAGTTATTTATAAGTGtacatataaaaataaatatatttgtacgatatatttattttggaGTCAAGGAATAGGATGATTCGAATCATCATTTTCGTTGTTATGGATGAAACCATATTTTCACTGCCAAAAATTATATGTAAATGACtgtttttacgtaattttttaagtctgTACGTATTGTAtaattcaaagtttttttaaaggcAGCAAATTCGGTTATTGCGTGTATTCGTTCACTGCCACTTTGTGATACATTTCTACCCGAATACCACTTTATATGTTCATAGACAGAGCCTGGGTTCGAACAGTGCCTTCTTcaataaattatctaaacaacattgtgaaaaaattcatattttctcCAGTCATGACCAATTACAAATACAGTTACATTGTGTAAATATGATGATGTATTAGGAAATAAATCAGGAAACTGGCTCAATTTTCTAAGTAAGGTAATCCCTATTTCCTCTGTTCATATAGCTGTGTATTTTATATCATGAAAAGTCTGATTTCACTTTATGTATTATATAGTTTCAATTGTAGTTTAGATACTACCTAAACTTGTATTtatgattaattaaataaaacgttaTATTTGGACACTCGTTATTTGTTCCCCACCGGACCCAAATGATCTATACTCTTGCCACTCCGCAAAAACTTCGATAAAGGCCGCAAGTTACGAAAATCTGGTTCTGATTGGACTAGTGAATATAACAAGTGTAACCACCAATGGCGTGCGAAGGCGCGACATTTTGAACCGACTCCGAATGACAACACGCAGCCATTTTGACCCCCCACTACCGCAAATTCCTAAATTTTCTAACAGAAACAccgttttttaacattttttaggCAAAGAACCTAATAACAAAAAAGGTACTAATAAATTTCTTGATGTCctaattcaaattttgaatttataaattaaaagatGAGTTAATAATGATCAATTgatcaaataaaattagttttgaCTAACCGATATAAACGTGATTTTCGACatttaaaccaaaatttaaaatattcttttaaagtttttcctACATGTGCGATTTAAACGAGCATTCTGGGTGTCGTACTTGGCGCGTTTTGCTGCCATTGGCTAAGCGTTAACCCCCCACCCTATATACCTGGTTACAgccaatgaaaaaaataagtcaaataCAAAACGAACAACTTTATTTACGAAATTAgagaaatataattattagtaACAATGGAACCAgaaacaaaactgaaaaaacacaaatacaacaaaaaaacacgGTTAATGTTGATCATTTTGGTCGCCATAATAACTTTCGCCGCCACTGTTCATATCATTAGGGTCGGTACTTTCATTATTGTCGGACTCCTCAGGGGGTGGTAAATGTATATCGATAGAAATTTCGCGCGGCCCTAGGGGATAATTGTACCCCACGAAGCCACAAAACTGGCACACTGACAAAGGGTGGTTGTAATCATAAGGGCAAACCAGTCTCTGGACAGTAGCAATGTTCTCATTTACCCACTGCTCAGTGGCGTTCCGCGGAATTTGGGCAAACATCGAATTGTAATCTCGCTGCACATGACTGGCAAAATCGAACGGATTGGGACTTTGAATCCGCGAATTAAAGGGCACATATCTCGGACCGTAAAAATCGCCGCGGGCCAAAAACCGGCCTGAATAATAACGGCCCGTGTAATAACGGCCTGAATAATAACGCCCTGAAATCAAAAGCTGGTGAAAAAAATGGCCGATTCGGTGACGCCCCTAACGACTTCTGCAAAGTCAAAACGACCAAGGGTTGGC encodes:
- the Utx gene encoding lysine-specific demethylase 6A isoform X2, with amino-acid sequence MSKSSARAEDLDDISMTAQELHILSELDSRQYGFLLLHQPENEKKRELVLKAVKYLQLMVVQARRQQKVQDENEPNNYQQISKKISIDPKTWVKLGHFHLLLEEYRKALSAYQMFYKVQAENHWMDPTFLYGLGLVYFHFNAFQWAVKAFQQLLYVSPSFQRANEVHLRLGLMFKATQEYESALKHLQLALVDNSPCSTPKSIIKFHIAHLFEVQGKVKGAKDRYELLLRDKTITQTLRADIFRQLGWLYHCHDSLGDKNQRIPLAIHCLQRAHEADQFSGQTLYLLGRCYASIGKVHDAFIAYRNSVEKSEGNADTWCSIGVLYQQQSQPMDALQAYICAVQLDKCHSAAWANLGILYESCGQARDAYACYLNSNRGLSNRNSTEDTFLPSKLPRLSVVGMNPHLSQRISFLQSNLANAPMPSATSQRRQLLSIEEAWNLPISAEMSSRQQQQNSSQQSKTATQSYQKPYNQASTPQGPPPPYPSPGGGSVKQFKTEVVEQKPAPQPQTHPFTLTQQQLQMLNYFQQNINNLTPAQENMRLQLQHQHRLMQQHQQQLRHQRQAQPPRQGSTPPAYNGNNFQGDPPTLNPPKNLSPPSNGDKLVQPTPNVIPSCARDITMPVSGQNSADMDVSEEELKDFLSQKDLATTLAENLLKHFGSDDIDIKEEQEQSDSSKPEMDTKRRIKSPPHDSILTIKSEPPWEVDSLHSVEKRPEIEYTIDMDAKTILRLCKGEGIKGEISNSLISDRAPPPSPPDPPAIKLNHQQLLPPTPSVYLDNKKHAFSPQLQEFCLKHPIAVVRGLASALKLDLGLFSTKTLVEANPDHSVEVRTQIQQPSDENWDPQSGKKVWACISHRSHTTIARYAQYQASSFKESLKEERDKATSGLSDSDSKDSVNFPKRRRLCNIPPLANTKGCNQPKMLKFGTNVDLSDEKKWKAQLQELMKLPAFARVVSAGNMLSHVGHVILGMNTVQLYMKVPGSRTPGHQENNNFCSININIGPGDCEWFAVPDAYWGAICALCEKNQINYLHGSWWPVLEDLYNANIPVYRFLQRPGDLVWVNAGCVHWVQAVGWCNNIAWNVGPLTARQYQLAIERYEWNKLQSFKSIVPMLHLSWNLSRNIKVSDPKLFQLIKNCLMRTLRQCSMILEFVKHKGVEVKFHGRGKNEASHYCGQCEIEVFNILFIREQEKRHVVHCMDCARKQSPNLEGFVCLEEYKMEELTEVYDNFTLYPTVSATAEQYRLM
- the Utx gene encoding lysine-specific demethylase 6A isoform X5, with amino-acid sequence MLGRNGAVKAFQQLLYVSPSFQRANEVHLRLGLMFKATQEYESALKHLQLALVDNSPCSTPKSIIKFHIAHLFEVQGKVKGAKDRYELLLRDKTITQTLRADIFRQLGWLYHCHDSLGDKNQRIPLAIHCLQRAHEADQFSGQTLYLLGRCYASIGKVHDAFIAYRNSVEKSEGNADTWCSIGVLYQQQSQPMDALQAYICAVQLDKCHSAAWANLGILYESCGQARDAYACYLNSNRGLSNRNSTEDTFLPSKLPRLSVVGMNPHLSQRISFLQSNLANAPMPSATSQRRQLLSIEEAWNLPISAEMSSRQQQQNSSQQSKTATQSYQKPYNQASTPQGPPPPYPSPGGGSVKQFKTEVVEQKPAPQPQTHPFTLTQQQLQMLNYFQQNINNLTPAQENMRLQLQHQHRLMQQHQQQLRHQRQAQPPRQGSTPPAYNGNNFQGDPPTLNPPKNLSPPSNGDKLVQPTPNVIPSCARDITMPVSGQNSADMDVSEEELKDFLSQKDLATTLAENLLKHFGSDDIDIKEEQEQSENILSSGPFSPSNLDSSKPEMDTKRRIKSPPHDSILTIKSEPPWEVDSLHSVEKRPEIEYTIDMDAKTILRLCKGEGIKGEISNSLISDRAPPPSPPDPPAIKLNHQQLLPPTPSVYLDNKKHAFSPQLQEFCLKHPIAVVRGLASALKLDLGLFSTKTLVEANPDHSVEVRTQIQQPSDENWDPQSGKKVWACISHRSHTTIARYAQYQASSFKESLKEERDKATSGLSDSDSKDSVNFPKRRRLCNIPPLANTKGCNQPKMLKFGTNVDLSDEKKWKAQLQELMKLPAFARVVSAGNMLSHVGHVILGMNTVQLYMKVPGSRTPGHQENNNFCSININIGPGDCEWFAVPDAYWGAICALCEKNQINYLHGSWWPVLEDLYNANIPVYRFLQRPGDLVWVNAGCVHWVQAVGWCNNIAWNVGPLTARQYQLAIERYEWNKLQSFKSIVPMLHLSWNLSRNIKVSDPKLFQLIKNCLMRTLRQCSMILEFVKHKGVEVKFHGRGKNEASHYCGQCEIEVFNILFIREQEKRHVVHCMDCARKQSPNLEGFVCLEEYKMEELTEVYDNFTLYPTVSATAEQYRLM
- the Utx gene encoding lysine-specific demethylase 6A isoform X6, whose translation is MFKATQEYESALKHLQLALVDNSPCSTPKSIIKFHIAHLFEVQGKVKGAKDRYELLLRDKTITQTLRADIFRQLGWLYHCHDSLGDKNQRIPLAIHCLQRAHEADQFSGQTLYLLGRCYASIGKVHDAFIAYRNSVEKSEGNADTWCSIGVLYQQQSQPMDALQAYICAVQLDKCHSAAWANLGILYESCGQARDAYACYLNSNRGLSNRNSTEDTFLPSKLPRLSVVGMNPHLSQRISFLQSNLANAPMPSATSQRRQLLSIEEAWNLPISAEMSSRQQQQNSSQQSKTATQSYQKPYNQASTPQGPPPPYPSPGGGSVKQFKTEVVEQKPAPQPQTHPFTLTQQQLQMLNYFQQNINNLTPAQENMRLQLQHQHRLMQQHQQQLRHQRQAQPPRQGSTPPAYNGNNFQGDPPTLNPPKNLSPPSNGDKLVQPTPNVIPSCARDITMPVSGQNSADMDVSEEELKDFLSQKDLATTLAENLLKHFGSDDIDIKEEQEQSENILSSGPFSPSNLDSSKPEMDTKRRIKSPPHDSILTIKSEPPWEVDSLHSVEKRPEIEYTIDMDAKTILRLCKGEGIKGEISNSLISDRAPPPSPPDPPAIKLNHQQLLPPTPSVYLDNKKHAFSPQLQEFCLKHPIAVVRGLASALKLDLGLFSTKTLVEANPDHSVEVRTQIQQPSDENWDPQSGKKVWACISHRSHTTIARYAQYQASSFKESLKEERDKATSGLSDSDSKDSVNFPKRRRLCNIPPLANTKGCNQPKMLKFGTNVDLSDEKKWKAQLQELMKLPAFARVVSAGNMLSHVGHVILGMNTVQLYMKVPGSRTPGHQENNNFCSININIGPGDCEWFAVPDAYWGAICALCEKNQINYLHGSWWPVLEDLYNANIPVYRFLQRPGDLVWVNAGCVHWVQAVGWCNNIAWNVGPLTARQYQLAIERYEWNKLQSFKSIVPMLHLSWNLSRNIKVSDPKLFQLIKNCLMRTLRQCSMILEFVKHKGVEVKFHGRGKNEASHYCGQCEIEVFNILFIREQEKRHVVHCMDCARKQSPNLEGFVCLEEYKMEELTEVYDNFTLYPTVSATAEQYRLM
- the Utx gene encoding lysine-specific demethylase 6A isoform X1; this encodes MSKSSARAEDLDDISMTAQELHILSELDSRQYGFLLLHQPENEKKRELVLKAVKYLQLMVVQARRQQKVQDENEPNNYQQISKKISIDPKTWVKLGHFHLLLEEYRKALSAYQMFYKVQAENHWMDPTFLYGLGLVYFHFNAFQWAVKAFQQLLYVSPSFQRANEVHLRLGLMFKATQEYESALKHLQLALVDNSPCSTPKSIIKFHIAHLFEVQGKVKGAKDRYELLLRDKTITQTLRADIFRQLGWLYHCHDSLGDKNQRIPLAIHCLQRAHEADQFSGQTLYLLGRCYASIGKVHDAFIAYRNSVEKSEGNADTWCSIGVLYQQQSQPMDALQAYICAVQLDKCHSAAWANLGILYESCGQARDAYACYLNSNRGLSNRNSTEDTFLPSKLPRLSVVGMNPHLSQRISFLQSNLANAPMPSATSQRRQLLSIEEAWNLPISAEMSSRQQQQNSSQQSKTATQSYQKPYNQASTPQGPPPPYPSPGGGSVKQFKTEVVEQKPAPQPQTHPFTLTQQQLQMLNYFQQNINNLTPAQENMRLQLQHQHRLMQQHQQQLRHQRQAQPPRQGSTPPAYNGNNFQGDPPTLNPPKNLSPPSNGDKLVQPTPNVIPSCARDITMPVSGQNSADMDVSEEELKDFLSQKDLATTLAENLLKHFGSDDIDIKEEQEQSENILSSGPFSPSNLDSSKPEMDTKRRIKSPPHDSILTIKSEPPWEVDSLHSVEKRPEIEYTIDMDAKTILRLCKGEGIKGEISNSLISDRAPPPSPPDPPAIKLNHQQLLPPTPSVYLDNKKHAFSPQLQEFCLKHPIAVVRGLASALKLDLGLFSTKTLVEANPDHSVEVRTQIQQPSDENWDPQSGKKVWACISHRSHTTIARYAQYQASSFKESLKEERDKATSGLSDSDSKDSVNFPKRRRLCNIPPLANTKGCNQPKMLKFGTNVDLSDEKKWKAQLQELMKLPAFARVVSAGNMLSHVGHVILGMNTVQLYMKVPGSRTPGHQENNNFCSININIGPGDCEWFAVPDAYWGAICALCEKNQINYLHGSWWPVLEDLYNANIPVYRFLQRPGDLVWVNAGCVHWVQAVGWCNNIAWNVGPLTARQYQLAIERYEWNKLQSFKSIVPMLHLSWNLSRNIKVSDPKLFQLIKNCLMRTLRQCSMILEFVKHKGVEVKFHGRGKNEASHYCGQCEIEVFNILFIREQEKRHVVHCMDCARKQSPNLEGFVCLEEYKMEELTEVYDNFTLYPTVSATAEQYRLM
- the Utx gene encoding lysine-specific demethylase 6A isoform X3; translation: MLGRNGYECVGPLVGISFGPSLNQPCVLGAVKAFQQLLYVSPSFQRANEVHLRLGLMFKATQEYESALKHLQLALVDNSPCSTPKSIIKFHIAHLFEVQGKVKGAKDRYELLLRDKTITQTLRADIFRQLGWLYHCHDSLGDKNQRIPLAIHCLQRAHEADQFSGQTLYLLGRCYASIGKVHDAFIAYRNSVEKSEGNADTWCSIGVLYQQQSQPMDALQAYICAVQLDKCHSAAWANLGILYESCGQARDAYACYLNSNRGLSNRNSTEDTFLPSKLPRLSVVGMNPHLSQRISFLQSNLANAPMPSATSQRRQLLSIEEAWNLPISAEMSSRQQQQNSSQQSKTATQSYQKPYNQASTPQGPPPPYPSPGGGSVKQFKTEVVEQKPAPQPQTHPFTLTQQQLQMLNYFQQNINNLTPAQENMRLQLQHQHRLMQQHQQQLRHQRQAQPPRQGSTPPAYNGNNFQGDPPTLNPPKNLSPPSNGDKLVQPTPNVIPSCARDITMPVSGQNSADMDVSEEELKDFLSQKDLATTLAENLLKHFGSDDIDIKEEQEQSENILSSGPFSPSNLDSSKPEMDTKRRIKSPPHDSILTIKSEPPWEVDSLHSVEKRPEIEYTIDMDAKTILRLCKGEGIKGEISNSLISDRAPPPSPPDPPAIKLNHQQLLPPTPSVYLDNKKHAFSPQLQEFCLKHPIAVVRGLASALKLDLGLFSTKTLVEANPDHSVEVRTQIQQPSDENWDPQSGKKVWACISHRSHTTIARYAQYQASSFKESLKEERDKATSGLSDSDSKDSVNFPKRRRLCNIPPLANTKGCNQPKMLKFGTNVDLSDEKKWKAQLQELMKLPAFARVVSAGNMLSHVGHVILGMNTVQLYMKVPGSRTPGHQENNNFCSININIGPGDCEWFAVPDAYWGAICALCEKNQINYLHGSWWPVLEDLYNANIPVYRFLQRPGDLVWVNAGCVHWVQAVGWCNNIAWNVGPLTARQYQLAIERYEWNKLQSFKSIVPMLHLSWNLSRNIKVSDPKLFQLIKNCLMRTLRQCSMILEFVKHKGVEVKFHGRGKNEASHYCGQCEIEVFNILFIREQEKRHVVHCMDCARKQSPNLEGFVCLEEYKMEELTEVYDNFTLYPTVSATAEQYRLM